The Punica granatum isolate Tunisia-2019 chromosome 4, ASM765513v2, whole genome shotgun sequence genome has a window encoding:
- the LOC116202801 gene encoding sodium/calcium exchanger NCL2-like, whose product MTPLERTVMRGRLALAVFWVLMVHSVTGRSIRGIISDGMDRLGGQGQVLGLRTTTVTCTPTYGFLPCTTEVWGELFLIIVYEYLLAVASHYVSSGSDLFFRMFGTGIFGASLFQMLGSIPQVVIMLVSALSSSSDTIETMATMMMGMLAGSAIMSFTLIWGSIIVFGSHDLSGSNNSSSSSSSASSSPFSLPKFKQLYSSSYGVQTDAETKNVASLTLLSMVPLLILQLAKILSSSTAQRIVVLIALIVTAIFLFIYCNYEVFKPWIQEKRYESLLRRHVQESMLKRYLTTAGKPNEPLIKELFRRIDKNRNKQISENELYAFILGVQIEEAGFHTDDSTQRVMKEFDLTQDSQISEKEFIQGISKWLDEAMVLPSAASSRNQRNASNNTSQGNMIEEQQSLISQDENGTTPTTSTSTTKPSGKAWWNYTKAGSLIILGTGIMILIGMPLMVNIQSFATAVGIPSFLVTYVVVPLSMGYRQVIAAVTSARKKTVKDISLSFSEIYNGVFMNNLMGLATFLLLVYIKDITWDVSAEVLLVLLICTLMGCLSSLVTKFPLWIGLLAYILYPVSLILLYVLTSVFGWS is encoded by the exons ATGACTCCTCTTGAAAGGACAGTGATGAGGGGGCGGCTCGCACTCGCTGTCTTTTGGGTCCTAATGGTCCATTCCGTCACTGGCCGTTCCATAAGAGGGATCATATCCGACGGCATGGATCGGCTCGGGGGGCAGGGCCAGGTCCTTGGTCTCAGGACAACGACCGTGACTTGCACCCCAACTTACGGGTTCCTGCCCTGCACGACGGAGGTGTGGGGAGAGCTGTTCCTGATAATAGTTTATGAGTACTTGTTGGCAGTCGCATCACATTATGTGTCCTCAGGGTCGGATTTGTTCTTTCGGATGTTCGGGACGGGTATCTTTGGGGCCAGTTTGTTCCAAATGCTCGGCAGCATTCCTCAAGTGGTGATTATGCTTG TTTCGGCGCTTTCATCGAGCTCGGACACGATCGAGACAATGGCAACCATGATGATGGGGATGCTTGCGGGCTCGGCCATCATGAGCTTCACCTTGATATGGGGCTCCATCATTGTTTTTGGTAGCCATGATCTCTCTGGGTCCAACaactcttcatcttcatcttcctcgGCATCCTCGTCCCCCTTCAGCCTCCCGAAATTTAAGCAACTATACAGCTCAA GTTATGGAGTGCAAACTGATGCAGAAACAAAGAACGTAGCAAGCCTCACACTCCTATCAATGGTCCCTCTCCTCATTCTTCAACTAGCAAAAATCCTCTCTTCATCCACGGCTCAGAGGATAGTTGTCCTAATTGCTCTCATTGTCACCGCAATTTTCCTCTTCATCTACTGCAATTACGAG GTATTTAAGCCGTGGATTCAGGAGAAGAGATACGAGTCTCTCTTGCGAAGGCATGTCCAGGAGAGCATGCTGAAGAGATATCTGACCACTGCCGGGAAGCCGAATGAGCCTCTCATTAAAGA GCTGTTCCGTAGGATTGACAAGAACAGAAACAAGCAAATATCTGAAAATGAACTGTATGCATTCATCCTCGGGGTTCAAATAGAGGAAGCAGGTTTCCATACCGACGATTCCACTCAGAGGGTGATGAAGGAGTTCGACCTCACGCAGGATTCCCAAATAAGTGAGAAGGAATTCATCCAAGGCATCTCAAAGTGGCTCGATGAGGCTATGGTATTGCCATCAGCAGCTAGTAGTCGCAATCAAAGGAATGCTTCCAACAACACTTCACAG GGAAATATGATCGAAGAGCAGCAAAGCCTAATTTCCCAGGACGAGAACGGTACTACCCCGACAACTAGTACTAGTACTACTAAGCCAAGTGGAAAAGCCTGGTGGAATTACACAAAGGCCGGGTCTCTGATAATACTAGGAACCGGGATAATGATCCTGATTGGAATGCCCCTCATGGTGAATATTCAAAGTTTTGCCACCGCCGTAGGTATTCCTTCATTTTTAGTTACGTACGTTGTAGTTCCACTCTCCATGGGCTACCGGCAAGTAATAGCTGCCGTAACTTCTGCAAGGAAGAAGACTGTTAAGGATATCTCCTTATCGTTTTCAGAG ATATATAACGGGGTGTTCATGAACAACTTAATGGGGCTGGCGACGTTCCTGTTGCTCGTGTACATAAAGGACATCACGTGGGACGTGTCGGCAGAAGTTCTTCTTGTGTTGCTGATATGCACTCTGATGGGCTGCCTCAGCAGCCTCGTCACCAAGTTCCCATTGTGGATTGGGCTTCTTGCTTACATTCTCTACCCGGTTTCTCTTATTCTCCTCTATGTTCTCACCTCTGTCTTTGGTTGGTCTTGA